One region of Ananas comosus cultivar F153 linkage group 9, ASM154086v1, whole genome shotgun sequence genomic DNA includes:
- the LOC109714741 gene encoding UDP-glycosyltransferase 83A1-like: protein MENSSHVVILPFPAQGHVIPLMELSHCLVEHGFKITFVNTDFNHRRILSALSEKGDLCRGINMVSIPDGLGPGEDRNDLGRLTEGFTVVMPGHLEKLIREINDAEGESCKIKWMVADANMGWSFAVAKKMGIRAVSFWPPSAALLAFMLRIPKFIEDGVLDERGLPKRKETIQLSPGMVPIETTEFSWNHIGDPKGQPIIFQLILQNNQATELADVIICNSFHEIEPATFALHPNILPIGPLMADQKFEKPIGHFWQEDMTCLHWLNEQPNNSVVYVAFGSFTVFDRIQLEELAHGLELTEQPFLWVVRADFTDGSSNEWLEGFRTRVKGQGMIVSWSPQQQVLAHPSIACFISHCGWNSTMEGVRNGVPFLCWPYFTDQFLNQSYICNSWRIGFKLTPDERGIISRERIKEKVEELLADEELKARACLWRDIAHRSINEGGSSYENFKKFVNIISQDH from the exons ATGGAGAACTCATCTCATGTTGTCATCTTACCTTTCCCAGCCCAAGGCCATGTGATCCCCCTCATGGAGCTCTCTCACTGCTTAGTAGAACACGGCTTCAAGATCACCTTCGTCAACACCGACTTCAACCACAGGCGCATTCTCAGCGCCTTATCTGAGAAAGGAGATCTCTGCAGAGGGATAAATATGGTCTCTATTCCGGACGGATTGGGTCCGGGTGAGGACAGGAATGATCTTGGAAGGCTTACCGAAGGGTTCACGGTGGTCATGCCTGGTCATTTAGAGAAGCTCATTAGAGAGATTAACGACGCCGAAGGAGAGAGTTGCAAGATTAAGTGGATGGTCGCGGATGCGAATATGGGGTGGTCTTTTGCTGTGGCTAAGAAGATGGGCATTAGAGCAGTTTCCTTTTGGCCTCCCTCCGCGGCGTTGCTTGCATTTATGCTGAGAATCCCCAAGTTCATTGAGGATGGTGTACTCGACGAAAGAG GGCTACCCAAGAGAAAAGAGACAATTCAACTGAGCCCCGGAATGGTCCCTATCGAGACGACCGAGTTTTCGTGGAACCACATCGGCGATCCAAAAGGCCAGCCGATCATCTTCCAACTGATACTCCAGAACAATCAAGCAACCGAGCTCGCCGACGTCATCATCTGCAATTCGTTCCACGAAATCGAGCCGGCGACATTCGCCTTGCACCCAAACATACTACCCATCGGTCCACTAATGGCCGATCAGAAGTTCGAGAAGCCGATCGGGCATTTCTGGCAGGAAGACATGACTTGTTTACATTGGCTGAATGAGCAGCCTAACAACTCTGTCGTATACGTAGCATTTGGGAGCTTCACCGTATTTGATCGAATTCAGTTAGAAGAGCTTGCTCACGGACTCGAACTCACTGAACAGCCGTTTTTATGGGTCGTGAGAGCGGACTTTACGGATGGATCAAGTAATGAATGGTTAGAAGGGTTCCGAACCCGAGTCAAAGGACAGGGAATGATTGTAAGCTGGTCTCCACAACAGCAAGTGCTGGCTCACCCCTCTATTGCTTGTTTCATATCGCACTGCGGGTGGAATTCGACTATGGAGGGAGTGCGAAACGGGGTTCCTTTTTTGTGCTGGCCTTATTTCACCGACCAGTTCCTTAATCAAAGTTATATTTGTAATTCGTGGAGGATCGGTTTCAAATTGACTCCTGATGAAAGAGGGATTATATCGAGGGAGAGAATAAAAGAGAAGGTAGAGGAGTTGCTCGCGGACGAAGAGCTAAAGGCGAGGGCTTGTTTGTGGAGGGATATTGCTCATAGGAGCATAAATGAAGGAGGGTCTTCGTATgagaatttcaaaaaatttgttAACATAATAAGCCAGGATCACTGA
- the LOC109714743 gene encoding 14-3-3-like protein GF14 iota — protein MERENHVYLAKLAEQAERYDEMVESMKNVAKLDVELTVEERNLLSVGYKNVIGARRASWRIMSSIEQKEESKGNEQNVKLIKGYCQKVEEELTKICNDILSIIDQHLIPSSGSGESTVFYYKMKGDYYRYLAEFKTDQERKEAADQSLKAYQAASNTANTDLPPTHPIRLGLALNFSVFYYEIMNSPERACHLAKQAFDEAIAELDTLSEESYKDSTLIMQLLRDNLTLWTSDLPEDGGEDGYKGGEEAKPPAEPEK, from the exons ATGGAGAGGGAGAACCATGTTTACTTGGCGAAGCTCGCGGAGCAAGCCGAGCGATACGACG AAATGGTTGAAAGCATGAAGAATGTAGCCAAGCTTGATGTGGAGCTGACGGTAGAGGAGAGGAACCTCCTTTCGGTGGGTTACAAAAATGTCATTGGGGCCCGCCGAGCGTCTTGGCGTATCATGTCCTCTATTGAACAGAAAGAAGAATCAAAAGGGAATGAACAAAATGTTAAACTAATCAAGGGTTACTGCCAGAAAGTGGAAGAGGAGCTTACCAAGATATGCAATGATATCTTGTCCATCATTGATCAGCATCTGATCCCCTCTTCCGGCTCTGGAGAATCTACAGTTTTTTATTATAAGAT GAAGGGTGACTACTATCGCTACCTGGCGGAGTTTAAGACTGATCAAGAAAGGAAAGAGGCTGCTGATCAATCTTTGAAGGCCTATCAG GCTGCCTCAAACACAGCCAACACCGATCTGCCCCCGACCCATCCTATCCGACTTGGTCTCGCCCTCAACTTCTCTGTCTTCTATTATGAAATCATGAACTCCCCCGAGAG GGCTTGTCATCTAGCAAAGCAAGCCTTTGATGAGGCAATTGCGGAGCTGGATACCTTAAGCGAGGAGTCGTACAAGGATAGCACTTTGATCATGCAGTTGCTGAGAGACAATCTTACTCTCTGGACTTCTGATTTGCCTGAGGATGGAG GTGAGGATGGATACAAGGGTGGAGAAGAGGCTAAACCACCTGCTGAGCCTGAG AAGTGA